A single genomic interval of Bradyrhizobium sp. sBnM-33 harbors:
- a CDS encoding 2Fe-2S iron-sulfur cluster-binding protein, with translation MAKIHFIDHTGEKRTIEVENGATVMEAAIRNAIPGIEAECGGACACATCHVYVDEAWREKVGAPSPMEEDMLDFGFDVRPNSRLSCQIKVNDDLDGLVVSTPERQA, from the coding sequence ATGGCCAAAATCCACTTTATCGACCACACGGGCGAAAAACGAACCATTGAAGTCGAGAACGGCGCGACCGTGATGGAAGCCGCGATCCGCAACGCCATTCCAGGCATCGAAGCCGAATGCGGTGGAGCCTGCGCCTGCGCAACCTGTCACGTCTATGTCGACGAGGCCTGGCGCGAGAAGGTCGGCGCTCCGTCCCCGATGGAAGAAGACATGCTGGATTTCGGCTTCGACGTGCGGCCCAACTCGCGCCTGTCGTGCCAGATCAAGGTGAACGACGACCTCGACGGCCTCGTGGTGTCGACGCCGGAACGGCAGGCCTGA
- a CDS encoding Hpt domain-containing protein: protein MPLHLERVEWMPSPPLAPGDGPIDFEHLDRMTFGDAGLEREVLTMFSAQSARLVHRLAAMPADTGALAHTLKGSARAIGAFAVADAAARLEAAIAGGSDASAPLAELDEAVAQAQAAIEAILHRS, encoded by the coding sequence ATGCCGCTTCATCTCGAACGGGTAGAATGGATGCCATCGCCACCGCTGGCTCCCGGCGACGGGCCGATTGATTTCGAACATCTCGACCGCATGACGTTCGGCGATGCTGGCCTCGAGCGGGAGGTATTGACGATGTTCTCGGCCCAATCGGCGAGGCTGGTGCATAGGCTCGCCGCCATGCCTGCGGATACCGGCGCGCTGGCGCACACGCTCAAGGGCTCGGCCCGTGCGATCGGCGCTTTTGCGGTCGCCGATGCCGCAGCCCGGCTGGAGGCGGCAATCGCTGGTGGCTCCGACGCATCAGCGCCGCTCGCCGAACTTGATGAGGCGGTTGCACAGGCGCAGGCAGCGATCGAAGCGATTCTGCATCGTTCCTGA